From the Herpetosiphon gulosus genome, one window contains:
- a CDS encoding RNA polymerase sigma factor codes for MAIADDHAQSERSDAVLLEAITTNNDMLALQQLFDRYRQQLFQTALGITRDQQLAEEVLQDCFYRLYRHAKKLDGSMPLAPWLYRVTVNLCYSRIKRQRPWYEPFHQLAERLRASSRSAPDVVAERREMQDVVRQTLERLSPQHRAVLVLHYFHDYSLTEIAEILECPEGTIKSRLFYARKILKEQLHQAAIEGEPLIDGISF; via the coding sequence ATGGCCATCGCTGACGATCACGCACAATCAGAGCGAAGTGATGCTGTTTTGTTGGAGGCAATTACCACCAACAACGATATGTTGGCGTTGCAACAATTGTTTGATCGCTATCGCCAGCAATTGTTTCAGACTGCCTTGGGGATTACCCGCGATCAGCAATTGGCCGAAGAGGTCTTACAAGATTGTTTTTATCGGTTGTATCGCCACGCCAAAAAGCTTGATGGCAGCATGCCACTGGCCCCTTGGCTCTATCGTGTAACGGTGAATTTGTGCTATAGCCGCATCAAGCGCCAACGCCCATGGTACGAGCCATTTCATCAATTGGCTGAGCGCTTGCGGGCTAGCTCTCGTTCTGCGCCCGATGTGGTAGCTGAACGCCGTGAGATGCAAGATGTTGTGCGCCAAACCCTAGAGCGCCTTTCACCACAGCATCGCGCGGTTTTAGTCTTACATTATTTTCACGATTACTCCCTGACGGAGATTGCCGAAATTCTCGAATGCCCTGAGGGAACGATTAAATCGCGGCTGTTTTACGCCCGTAAAATTCTCAAAGAGCAGCTGCACCAAGCTGCGATCGAGGGCGAACCACTGATTGACGGAATTTCCTTCTAA
- a CDS encoding GAF domain-containing sensor histidine kinase encodes MSISVPRITPRLLMSGDPLFSLVRLISLGLILVVGARIDQHTVIPPTTPFGLIWWAYAIYGIAMASLAFVPRFRNLPSWIFIVDFGFIALFALFSGLPPALLVALIMLPTVWASTNRSPAQAVGTGVGAAVVYAGITLYRRFGDASNVGSEEMFVSIAVNCTALILVSWLVSTLSGQSSEINREHVIAARRDVDSAQRDAESYRDRMRALYEVAYKLSTTMNFQTVLDATVTESIRLINGRSSVVLLPTGEPDELYVAAGVGVGSGDLNLRIAIEPTGIMASILASGTPRILNDLRQSHALSSVPSMQNCACVCCVPLSAGRRNYGIVVVGVDRDQINEDELGMVSALANYAIIAMLNAQLVGELRDERTKLISKEEEVRQQLARDLHDGPAQSVAAITMNIEFVKRLLEREPSRVMQELTKMGELARRTTYDIRTLLFELRPLTLDSQGLVATLREYVTRFKDGPTQVLLEETVGELRLDAKREGTLFNIIQEASNNAMKHAQAKHIWIRLTRQGDELMATVQDDGKGFDLQAVRANYSKRGSFGLLNIDERARMVGGSAEMTSAVGAGTTVRVIVPLDASSI; translated from the coding sequence ATGTCTATCTCCGTCCCACGCATTACACCACGACTATTAATGTCCGGTGATCCACTATTTAGCTTGGTGCGGTTGATTAGCCTTGGCTTAATTTTGGTCGTCGGCGCTCGCATCGATCAACATACGGTTATTCCGCCAACCACCCCATTTGGCTTAATTTGGTGGGCTTATGCAATTTATGGCATAGCGATGGCTAGTTTGGCCTTTGTGCCCCGCTTTCGCAACCTGCCATCGTGGATTTTCATTGTTGATTTTGGCTTTATTGCGCTGTTTGCGTTGTTTAGCGGTTTGCCACCAGCCTTGTTGGTGGCGTTGATTATGCTGCCAACGGTGTGGGCTTCAACCAATCGTTCGCCTGCCCAAGCAGTTGGCACAGGCGTTGGTGCGGCAGTTGTCTATGCAGGCATCACGCTGTATCGGCGGTTTGGCGATGCCAGCAATGTTGGCAGCGAAGAGATGTTTGTTAGCATTGCGGTTAACTGCACAGCTTTGATTTTGGTTTCGTGGTTGGTCAGCACGCTTTCTGGTCAATCTAGCGAAATTAATCGTGAACATGTGATTGCTGCACGGCGTGATGTCGATAGCGCTCAGCGTGATGCTGAATCGTATCGTGACCGCATGCGAGCACTCTACGAAGTTGCCTATAAACTCAGTACCACCATGAATTTTCAAACGGTGCTTGATGCAACCGTGACAGAATCGATTCGTTTGATCAATGGCCGCAGCAGTGTCGTGCTTTTGCCAACTGGCGAGCCAGATGAATTGTATGTAGCAGCAGGCGTTGGGGTTGGCTCTGGTGATCTCAATTTACGGATTGCGATTGAGCCAACTGGCATTATGGCCTCGATTTTGGCCTCGGGCACGCCACGCATTTTGAACGATTTACGTCAATCGCATGCCTTGAGCAGCGTGCCATCGATGCAAAACTGCGCATGTGTTTGCTGTGTGCCGCTAAGTGCAGGCCGCCGTAACTATGGGATTGTGGTGGTCGGGGTTGATCGCGACCAGATCAATGAAGATGAATTGGGTATGGTTTCGGCTTTGGCCAATTACGCGATTATTGCCATGCTCAATGCCCAATTGGTTGGCGAATTGCGCGACGAACGCACCAAATTGATTAGCAAAGAAGAAGAAGTGCGCCAACAACTTGCCCGCGATTTGCACGATGGCCCCGCCCAATCGGTGGCCGCCATCACCATGAATATTGAGTTTGTTAAGCGTTTGCTGGAGCGCGAACCAAGCCGCGTGATGCAAGAACTCACCAAAATGGGCGAATTGGCCCGTCGCACCACCTACGATATTCGCACGCTCTTATTTGAGTTGCGCCCCTTGACCCTGGATAGCCAAGGCCTCGTCGCAACTCTGCGCGAGTATGTGACTCGTTTTAAAGATGGCCCAACCCAAGTGCTGCTCGAAGAAACAGTTGGCGAGTTGCGGCTTGATGCTAAGCGTGAAGGCACCTTGTTCAACATCATTCAAGAAGCCAGCAACAACGCCATGAAACATGCTCAAGCCAAACATATCTGGATTCGGCTGACGCGCCAAGGCGATGAGTTGATGGCCACCGTTCAGGATGATGGCAAGGGCTTCGATTTGCAAGCAGTTCGCGCTAACTACAGTAAACGTGGTTCGTTTGGCCTCTTAAATATTGATGAACGAGCACGCATGGTTGGCGGGAGCGCCGAAATGACCTCAGCAGTTGGCGCTGGTACAACCGTGCGGGTTATTGTACCGCTCGATGCCAGTAGCATTTAG
- a CDS encoding folylpolyglutamate synthase/dihydrofolate synthase family protein — MLQTYQDAMDWIYSFLDSEKKLPKNPTEFNLPRVKAMLELLGNPQLRYPAVIVAGTKGKGSTCAFLESIIRQSGLKVGFFSSPHLHSYRERMQINREPISQSQLVDLINEVRPLLEPLDPEIGSPTTYEIGVVLGLYYFATQAIELAVLEIGLGGRYDAINTVNPVLSVIASISYDHTAILGDTLAKIAYEKAGIIKQYVPVISTVQQAEAAEVIAQVAAEQTAPLFIAGMAGLQEQASGVVAEYPLVIVPDQLGLKGDFQMQNAQLATSAALLLRELGFPISDDAIRQGLATTQWPARFEQIANEPLTLVDGAHNGDSARVLLQALKQHYPNRPLTLVLGTSSDKDIQAIIQQLANSATHLITTCSRHPRALAPEKLAELIQQQVNRPVHQTNSVAEALTLAQQLTSAAGLICVTGSLFVAAEARETHGLAQPD, encoded by the coding sequence ATGCTGCAAACATATCAAGATGCCATGGATTGGATCTATAGTTTCCTCGATAGCGAGAAGAAGTTACCTAAAAATCCGACAGAGTTTAATTTGCCCCGGGTCAAGGCCATGCTAGAGCTATTGGGTAATCCTCAGTTGCGCTATCCGGCGGTGATTGTGGCTGGCACGAAGGGCAAAGGCTCGACCTGTGCCTTTTTAGAGTCGATTATCCGCCAGAGTGGCCTAAAAGTTGGCTTTTTTAGCTCGCCGCATTTGCACTCTTACCGCGAACGCATGCAAATCAATCGTGAGCCGATTAGTCAAAGCCAACTTGTCGATTTGATTAACGAAGTGCGACCGCTGTTGGAGCCACTTGACCCCGAAATTGGTTCGCCGACCACCTACGAAATTGGGGTGGTCTTGGGCTTGTACTACTTTGCTACGCAGGCAATTGAGTTAGCAGTACTTGAAATTGGCTTGGGTGGGCGCTATGATGCGATCAACACTGTTAACCCTGTGCTCAGCGTGATTGCCTCGATTAGCTATGATCATACGGCGATTCTAGGCGATACCTTGGCCAAAATTGCCTATGAAAAGGCTGGAATCATCAAGCAGTATGTGCCAGTCATTAGCACTGTGCAGCAGGCCGAGGCGGCTGAGGTGATCGCTCAGGTTGCTGCGGAGCAAACGGCTCCGTTGTTTATTGCCGGGATGGCGGGGTTGCAGGAGCAGGCCTCAGGGGTAGTTGCCGAATATCCACTGGTGATTGTACCTGACCAACTGGGCTTGAAGGGTGATTTTCAGATGCAAAATGCCCAACTTGCCACCAGCGCCGCATTGCTCTTACGTGAGCTAGGTTTCCCCATTAGCGATGATGCTATTCGCCAAGGTTTGGCAACGACCCAATGGCCTGCTCGGTTTGAGCAAATTGCCAACGAACCGTTGACGCTTGTTGATGGAGCGCATAACGGCGATTCGGCGCGGGTGTTGTTGCAAGCGCTCAAACAACATTACCCAAACCGACCACTCACCTTAGTTTTAGGCACATCAAGCGACAAAGATATTCAGGCAATTATTCAGCAACTCGCCAATTCGGCAACTCACCTAATCACAACCTGTTCGCGCCATCCGCGGGCTTTAGCGCCCGAAAAGCTAGCTGAACTGATTCAGCAGCAGGTGAATCGCCCTGTTCATCAGACTAACAGCGTGGCCGAGGCCTTAACGCTGGCCCAACAACTCACATCCGCCGCTGGCCTCATTTGCGTAACTGGATCGCTGTTTGTGGCTGCCGAAGCGCGTGAAACCCATGGCCTAGCCCAGCCCGATTAG
- a CDS encoding response regulator produces the protein MHILLVEDHEMNRDMLKRRLERRDFQVSIAVDGQEAIDLVESLQPDIILMDMSLPNVDGWTATRIIKANPAVNQIPIIGLTAHAMAGDRERCLEAGCNEYEIKPVDFTSLVSKIQALVEDTPL, from the coding sequence ATGCATATTCTACTTGTTGAAGACCATGAAATGAATCGCGATATGTTGAAGCGCCGCCTTGAACGTCGCGATTTTCAGGTTTCGATTGCCGTCGATGGCCAAGAAGCGATTGATTTGGTTGAAAGCTTGCAGCCCGATATCATCTTGATGGACATGAGTTTACCGAATGTTGATGGCTGGACGGCCACCCGAATCATCAAAGCCAATCCAGCGGTCAATCAGATTCCGATTATTGGTTTAACTGCCCATGCCATGGCTGGCGATCGAGAGCGCTGTTTGGAAGCAGGTTGCAACGAATATGAGATTAAGCCAGTTGACTTTACTAGCCTCGTTAGTAAGATTCAGGCCTTAGTCGAGGATACGCCACTATGA
- a CDS encoding adenylate/guanylate cyclase domain-containing protein has protein sequence MTATQPRILVVDDSEDNRYLLQRQLLRRNYGVVLAENGQQALDYVQSHMIDLMLLDIMMPVMNGFEVLQNLKQNEKLRHIPVIIVSAADDMENVVKGIQMGAEDYLAKPFNTTLLRARIEASLEKKRLHDQEQAYLQAIALEQAQSNRLLRNILPQTIADQLKGQKANIAEYFSSVSVLFADIVGFTELSGHINAQELVAWLNSLFSLFDQMTLDAGLEKIKTIGDAYMVAAGLPIAQPDHAERLALFATSMLAAIEQIPMPNGQPLQMRIGIHSGPVVAGVIGMIKFSYDLWGDTVNIASRMESSAHPNTIQVSAETYALLQDHEHFSLQPRHGVEMKHLGTRTTYILTRHRHH, from the coding sequence ATGACCGCAACCCAACCTCGTATTCTCGTTGTTGACGATAGCGAAGATAACCGCTATTTGCTGCAACGCCAACTATTGCGGCGCAATTATGGAGTAGTGCTTGCTGAGAATGGTCAGCAAGCACTTGATTATGTTCAAAGCCATATGATCGATCTGATGTTGCTGGATATTATGATGCCCGTGATGAATGGCTTTGAGGTCTTGCAAAATCTCAAACAGAACGAAAAATTACGCCATATTCCGGTAATTATTGTTTCGGCAGCTGATGATATGGAAAACGTGGTTAAGGGCATTCAAATGGGAGCCGAAGATTATTTGGCCAAGCCATTTAATACGACCTTGTTGCGAGCACGTATTGAAGCATCATTAGAAAAAAAGCGTTTGCACGACCAAGAACAGGCCTATCTACAAGCGATCGCCTTAGAACAAGCTCAATCCAACCGCCTCTTGCGCAATATTCTGCCGCAAACGATCGCCGACCAACTCAAAGGTCAAAAGGCTAACATCGCCGAATATTTTAGCAGTGTCAGTGTATTATTTGCTGATATTGTTGGTTTTACCGAGTTATCGGGTCATATTAATGCCCAAGAACTGGTAGCATGGCTCAATAGTTTGTTCTCACTTTTCGATCAGATGACGCTTGATGCTGGCTTGGAGAAGATCAAAACCATCGGTGATGCCTATATGGTTGCCGCAGGCTTGCCCATTGCCCAGCCCGACCATGCCGAACGTTTGGCGCTCTTTGCTACCTCGATGTTGGCGGCGATTGAACAAATTCCGATGCCCAACGGCCAGCCTTTACAAATGCGAATTGGCATTCATAGCGGGCCAGTTGTTGCAGGCGTGATTGGCATGATCAAGTTTAGCTACGATCTGTGGGGCGATACGGTTAATATTGCTAGCCGCATGGAAAGTAGCGCTCATCCTAACACGATTCAGGTTAGCGCCGAAACTTATGCCTTGTTGCAAGATCATGAGCATTTTAGTTTGCAGCCACGCCATGGGGTCGAAATGAAACATCTCGGCACGCGCACGACCTATATTCTTACTCGCCACCGGCATCATTAA
- a CDS encoding histidine kinase N-terminal 7TM domain-containing protein, with protein sequence MHWQIPSYTFPTLIASSVSFAIAIIVSRRRFVSQMWPFAILAFTVAFWTLGYAWELVSVDLATKVIFAKTQYLGIATPPVAWVAYALYYTGQERFVTKRSFLYAMIIPAITIVLVWTNEWHHLIWTKTEIAMYGEYTMLQTYYGPWFWVHTAYSYVFMAAGTLILLQALVLSSSLYQNQIIALILSALAPWVTNAFHILGYRPFPYLDLTPFGFVISTVALAWGALRYRLFDTIPIARHILMENLSEGVIFLDAKRRVMDMNATAGKLLDIRPDQQIGQSAIVSILERLDTPQSADPDEHLRWEYTLHRDEKKLVLDVQLSPLSDRNRYLGHLLLLRDITERHQYEDLLRSQRNLFAGLVEVARATSAQIDLDQTLQSTLDVALHLTTAEQGSIFLLDQHQMVTHSILAREKATRIEQQNLVGRVMRQGLAGWIVAHNQIALIKDTHTDDRWLHLPNAPYNARSVLALPIFGTAGILGILMLLHSEVDHFRQEHAELMEAATAQISFAIGNAHVYQTQQQLTRELSRAKDAAEAASQTKSQFLANMSHELRTPLTAIIGYADVMREDLLDSNDQIYLADLDRIRSAGAHLLGLINDVLDLSKIEAGKMPVYWEQTRVSILLNDVITTVRPQIDRNHNSLMIDQTYHNLMFWTDISKLRRVLINLLGNAAKFTDHGTISLSLFLDETDEPACLQIRVCDTGIGMTAEQVANLFQNFSQADASTTRKYGGTGLGLAISRNLCKLMGGDIEVTSELGHGSTFIVKLPWVEQPFSDQREVGSDGPPYLL encoded by the coding sequence ATGCACTGGCAAATTCCATCGTATACCTTTCCCACCTTGATTGCGAGCAGCGTTTCGTTTGCAATCGCAATTATTGTCTCACGTCGCCGCTTTGTTTCACAGATGTGGCCGTTTGCTATTTTAGCCTTCACTGTTGCCTTTTGGACGTTGGGCTATGCATGGGAATTGGTCAGTGTTGATTTAGCGACCAAAGTTATTTTTGCTAAAACTCAATATTTAGGCATTGCTACGCCACCAGTAGCGTGGGTGGCGTATGCGTTATATTACACCGGACAAGAGCGTTTTGTAACCAAGCGTAGTTTTTTATATGCCATGATTATTCCTGCAATCACAATTGTTTTAGTCTGGACAAATGAATGGCATCATTTGATCTGGACAAAAACCGAAATTGCGATGTATGGCGAATATACCATGCTCCAAACTTATTATGGGCCATGGTTTTGGGTGCATACGGCCTATTCATATGTGTTTATGGCGGCTGGCACGTTAATTTTATTGCAAGCGTTGGTGCTTTCTTCATCGCTGTACCAGAATCAAATTATTGCATTAATTTTAAGTGCGCTCGCTCCATGGGTTACTAATGCATTTCATATTTTAGGCTATCGGCCATTTCCGTATCTTGATTTAACTCCGTTTGGTTTTGTAATTAGTACGGTTGCTTTGGCGTGGGGTGCATTGCGCTATCGGTTGTTCGATACGATTCCGATTGCGCGGCATATTTTGATGGAAAATCTTAGCGAGGGTGTGATTTTTCTCGATGCCAAACGCCGCGTGATGGATATGAACGCCACGGCTGGTAAGTTGTTAGATATTCGGCCTGATCAACAAATTGGTCAATCGGCGATCGTCAGCATTTTAGAACGTTTGGATACGCCGCAATCGGCTGATCCTGATGAGCATTTGCGCTGGGAATATACGCTCCATCGCGATGAGAAAAAATTAGTGCTCGATGTGCAATTATCGCCATTAAGCGATCGCAATCGCTATCTCGGCCATTTGTTGTTGCTGCGCGATATTACTGAGCGCCATCAATACGAAGATTTGCTACGCTCACAGCGTAATTTATTTGCGGGCTTGGTCGAGGTTGCCCGCGCCACCAGCGCCCAAATAGATCTTGACCAGACCTTACAAAGCACACTGGATGTTGCTTTGCACTTAACGACCGCTGAGCAAGGCAGCATCTTTTTGCTCGATCAGCATCAAATGGTCACCCACAGCATTTTGGCACGTGAAAAAGCTACCCGGATCGAGCAACAAAATTTGGTTGGGCGGGTGATGCGTCAAGGCTTGGCTGGCTGGATTGTCGCTCACAATCAAATTGCTCTGATCAAAGACACCCACACCGATGATCGCTGGTTGCATTTGCCAAACGCGCCCTACAATGCCCGATCGGTGCTAGCCTTGCCGATTTTTGGTACAGCTGGAATTTTAGGCATTTTGATGCTGTTGCACTCAGAGGTTGATCATTTTCGCCAAGAGCATGCCGAATTGATGGAAGCCGCCACAGCTCAAATCTCGTTTGCGATTGGCAATGCCCACGTGTACCAAACCCAGCAACAATTGACTCGCGAGCTAAGCCGTGCCAAGGATGCTGCCGAGGCTGCCAGCCAAACCAAAAGCCAATTTTTGGCCAATATGAGCCACGAATTACGCACCCCGCTCACCGCGATTATTGGCTATGCCGATGTGATGCGCGAAGATTTGCTTGATTCCAACGACCAAATTTATTTAGCCGATTTGGATCGGATTCGCTCGGCGGGAGCACATTTGTTGGGCTTAATCAACGACGTGCTTGATCTCTCGAAAATTGAGGCTGGCAAAATGCCTGTCTATTGGGAGCAAACGCGGGTTAGCATTCTATTAAATGATGTGATTACGACCGTGCGCCCACAGATTGACCGCAACCATAATAGCCTGATGATCGACCAAACTTACCATAACTTGATGTTTTGGACTGATATTTCCAAATTGCGGCGGGTTTTGATCAATTTGCTGGGCAATGCCGCTAAATTTACCGACCATGGCACGATTTCGCTCTCGCTGTTTCTTGATGAGACCGATGAGCCTGCTTGTTTGCAAATACGGGTTTGTGATACGGGTATTGGTATGACGGCTGAGCAAGTTGCCAATTTGTTTCAAAATTTTAGCCAAGCCGATGCCTCAACGACGCGTAAATATGGCGGCACTGGGCTGGGCTTGGCCATTAGTCGTAATCTCTGCAAATTAATGGGCGGCGATATTGAAGTCACTAGCGAACTTGGTCATGGCTCAACGTTTATTGTCAAATTGCCATGGGTCGAGCAGCCATTTAGCGATCAGCGTGAAGTTGGCTCCGATGGACCACCCTACCTGCTTTGA
- the hutI gene encoding imidazolonepropionase, with protein sequence MPHADQLITNIGRLVTGPQAPLRGQQLAQLTSIDQAAVAVQAGKIVALGNQAELSAWTADQVVDAQGYLAIPGFVDPHTHACYAGDRAHEFELRIKGASYSELMAAGGGIMSTVRATRAASKAELVAQTRPRLDQFLAHGTTTVEIKSGYGLDTATELTMLEAIAELAQTHPIGIVPTFMGAHAIPAEYRDNPEGFVDLVIEEMLPAVAAWWQQQSIWQEPLACDIFCENGAFSVAQSQRILVKAKELGFRLKLHVDEFEPLGGTPLAVELGAISVDHLVATPPEHIAILANSETVGVSLPGTPFGLGKSQFSPARSLIEANGILALATDCNPGTSPCESMPMAIAIGCRYLRLTPAEALNAATVNSAFAIRQHERVGSLAVGMQADIALLNVPDERHIGYKFGTNPVAMVIKAGRVVHRSQLHADR encoded by the coding sequence ATGCCTCACGCAGATCAATTAATTACCAATATAGGTCGCTTGGTTACTGGTCCGCAAGCACCCTTACGTGGCCAGCAGTTGGCCCAATTAACCTCTATCGATCAAGCTGCCGTCGCTGTCCAAGCAGGCAAAATTGTGGCACTTGGCAACCAAGCTGAGCTTAGTGCATGGACAGCCGATCAAGTGGTTGATGCCCAAGGCTATTTGGCCATCCCTGGTTTTGTCGATCCCCACACCCACGCTTGTTATGCAGGCGATCGCGCCCATGAATTCGAGCTACGGATCAAAGGCGCAAGCTATAGCGAATTAATGGCGGCTGGCGGCGGAATTATGTCAACAGTTCGTGCCACTCGGGCGGCGAGTAAAGCTGAATTAGTGGCCCAAACCCGCCCACGGCTTGATCAATTTTTGGCTCATGGCACAACTACTGTCGAAATCAAAAGTGGTTATGGGCTGGATACTGCCACCGAATTAACCATGCTCGAAGCGATCGCTGAGCTAGCCCAAACCCATCCAATTGGCATCGTGCCAACATTTATGGGAGCGCACGCCATCCCCGCCGAGTATCGCGACAATCCCGAGGGCTTTGTGGATTTGGTGATTGAGGAGATGTTGCCTGCGGTAGCGGCTTGGTGGCAGCAACAATCGATCTGGCAAGAACCGTTGGCTTGCGATATTTTTTGCGAAAACGGGGCATTTTCAGTGGCCCAAAGCCAGCGAATTTTGGTTAAGGCCAAGGAACTAGGCTTTCGATTGAAGTTGCATGTCGATGAGTTTGAGCCGTTGGGCGGCACGCCGCTGGCCGTTGAACTAGGGGCAATCTCGGTTGATCACTTGGTCGCCACGCCGCCTGAGCATATCGCAATCTTGGCCAACTCGGAAACCGTCGGCGTTTCGTTGCCGGGCACGCCGTTTGGTTTGGGCAAGAGCCAATTCAGCCCAGCTCGCAGTTTAATCGAAGCCAACGGAATTTTGGCACTAGCCACTGATTGTAATCCAGGCACCAGCCCCTGCGAATCGATGCCGATGGCAATTGCGATTGGTTGTCGCTATTTGCGGCTGACCCCAGCCGAAGCCTTGAACGCCGCCACAGTCAATTCAGCATTTGCGATTCGCCAGCATGAGCGGGTCGGTAGTTTGGCAGTCGGCATGCAAGCTGATATTGCTCTGCTCAATGTGCCCGACGAACGCCATATTGGCTATAAGTTTGGTACAAATCCGGTTGCAATGGTGATCAAAGCAGGTAGGGTGGTCCATCGGAGCCAACTTCACGCTGATCGCTAA
- a CDS encoding WYL domain-containing transcriptional regulator, which yields MLEVAMSDERLASKAARLRWIERKLYNNPQGLRVMDLAEATGMDRRTIYRDLGALEDMGVPMWQFEGKFGINREDYLSTVRLNLNQTISLFFAARLLAHHSDEQNPHVVAALEKIAASLPDETIAKHLSNVAAQIQLRPTRREYILVLETFTRAWADRRMVKFSYWASNREEPEERTVAPYVLEVSRFEPASYVIGHDPLRNALRTFKLERVQRAEILDDEYVIPADFDPYSMLADSWGIMDEGNTVTVRLRFSAVVARRVKESTWHRSQEVLDLPDGGCELSMKLAGTREMRSWVLGWGADVEVLAPAELRDEVAEHAQRMVQQYH from the coding sequence ATGCTTGAGGTTGCTATGAGCGATGAACGTTTAGCCAGTAAAGCAGCACGTTTACGCTGGATTGAACGCAAACTCTATAATAATCCCCAAGGCTTGCGGGTGATGGATTTGGCCGAGGCCACGGGCATGGATCGGCGCACCATCTACCGTGATTTGGGTGCGCTTGAAGACATGGGCGTGCCAATGTGGCAATTTGAGGGCAAATTTGGGATTAATCGTGAAGATTATCTCTCGACGGTGCGCTTAAATTTGAATCAAACAATTTCCTTATTTTTTGCTGCCCGTTTGCTGGCTCACCATAGCGACGAGCAAAACCCGCATGTGGTGGCGGCGCTTGAGAAAATTGCGGCCTCGCTGCCCGATGAAACAATTGCTAAACATTTGAGCAATGTGGCGGCCCAAATTCAGTTGCGCCCAACCCGCCGCGAATATATTTTGGTGCTCGAAACCTTCACTCGCGCTTGGGCTGATCGGCGGATGGTCAAATTTTCGTATTGGGCCTCGAACCGTGAAGAGCCTGAGGAGCGCACAGTTGCGCCGTATGTGCTCGAAGTATCGCGGTTTGAGCCAGCCTCATATGTGATTGGCCACGATCCGTTACGCAATGCTTTGCGCACATTTAAGCTCGAACGAGTGCAACGCGCCGAAATTCTCGATGATGAATATGTGATTCCTGCTGATTTTGACCCGTATTCGATGTTGGCCGATAGCTGGGGCATCATGGACGAGGGCAATACCGTCACGGTGCGTTTACGATTTAGCGCAGTTGTGGCTCGCCGCGTCAAAGAAAGCACTTGGCATCGTTCGCAAGAAGTGCTCGATTTGCCCGATGGCGGCTGTGAGCTTTCGATGAAGCTTGCTGGTACGCGCGAAATGCGTTCGTGGGTGCTGGGCTGGGGCGCTGATGTTGAAGTATTGGCTCCGGCTGAATTGCGTGATGAAGTCGCCGAACACGCCCAACGTATGGTTCAGCAATATCACTAA